Genomic DNA from Bacillus horti:
AACGTGAACATCATATGTATGGTCGGTAGAAGAAAAAACAAATGCTGTTTCCGAATTGTTAAGCTCCCTTGCTATCTTCTTCATTTCGTTTTCCGTTAATCCATCCGCATTCGTTATGACTCCAGCAGGATTGCCAGAGAACTTGTTTTTCGTAAACGAATCAATCTGATATAAACGGAATATTCTCATTCCACCGCCTCCTTTTTGCATTAAGATATTTCGGTCGGCATTTGGCTTTAATGAAGCTTCATTCTCTCTTCCATCTGCTCTTTCGTATAAATAAGCTTAGCAGGGTTTCCTCCAACAAAGCAGCCAGCAGGAACATCCTTAATGACGACAGAGCCGGCAGCAACAGTCGCCCCATCCCCGATTTCAATTCCAGGAAGGATTGTCGTGTTTGCTCCAATCATCACTCGCGAACCAATTTTCACTTCACCCAAACGATACTCATCCACTAAGTACTCATGAGCTAGAATAGTCGTATTATACCCAATGACCGTATTCCGGCCAATTGAGATTTTTTCAGGGAACATAATATCCACCATCACCATTAAAGCGACGGCGGAATCTTTGCCTACCTTCATCCTAAGAAACGTTCGAAAAATCCAATTCTTTAAGGAAAGGAAGGGACAGTATCTAGCGATTTGGATAAAAACAAAATTTTTAATCACCTTGAAAAAAGGCACCGTTCGGTAGACCTGAGCCAAAGAGTTTTTTTCCTTTACCGGATATCTAGTCGTTCTTCTCATACGAATCCCTCACTATGTTCGTTGCACAATAGGTAAAAGATCTTTAATACTATGAAGCATGTAGGTTGGAGAAAAGGATTGTAAGTACTTCTCGCCCTTCAAGCTCCAAGCTACCCCAGCTGAGTCTACCCCTGCTCTTTGAGCCGCTTCAATATCAAAACGACTATCTCCTACCATTAGAGTTTTAGGGGCTAACGCTCCTAAATCAGACATAGCTTTCAGTACAGGCTCAGGATGTGGCTTCGGTTGGGTTACGTCTTGTAGGGTAACGACCGTATCGAAGTAGCTATCAATTTGGCATAGCTTTAAGCCCATTTCCGTTGTTAACCTCTGCTTTGTCGTGACAATGCCCATTTTCACACCTAAATGCTTCAGCTCTTCTAGCACTTCCTTCACATGTGGAAAGGCCTGTACCAGTTCATCATGCTTGCTTAGATTATATTCTCTATATACCTTCGTAAGCTCATCCACCTTATCAGGAGCGTAGTGAGCCATAATGTCATTTAAAGTCTTCCCCATATGAGGGATAATTTCCTCACGCGTATGCTGGCCCTCGGGAAAAAATTGCTTGAGAGCATGTAGCATAGAGCTAATAATTAAATCATTTGTATCTAATATGGTGCCATCTAAATCAAATAATACCGTTGTGTATGTCATAAAATGTATGGTCCCTTCTATACATCTTTACTTCCTTTATGCTTAATTTCATCGCTTAACTCAAACTCATTTAAGTAACAGTTTATTAGTTACTTTACACATTATTACTTTGCCGTCTTTTCGGTCAACTGAGTTGGCTTCTGCTCGAGCCTCTTCCAAATGGCGGCAACAACAAGAGTTAATAGAATAGCTACAATTAATCGAATGAGAAGAAGTGGCCAAACTGGTATCCCTAAAGGAATAAAAATAAGAGTATCCTCAATCAC
This window encodes:
- a CDS encoding acyltransferase; this encodes MRRTTRYPVKEKNSLAQVYRTVPFFKVIKNFVFIQIARYCPFLSLKNWIFRTFLRMKVGKDSAVALMVMVDIMFPEKISIGRNTVIGYNTTILAHEYLVDEYRLGEVKIGSRVMIGANTTILPGIEIGDGATVAAGSVVIKDVPAGCFVGGNPAKLIYTKEQMEERMKLH
- the ppaX gene encoding pyrophosphatase PpaX, translating into MTYTTVLFDLDGTILDTNDLIISSMLHALKQFFPEGQHTREEIIPHMGKTLNDIMAHYAPDKVDELTKVYREYNLSKHDELVQAFPHVKEVLEELKHLGVKMGIVTTKQRLTTEMGLKLCQIDSYFDTVVTLQDVTQPKPHPEPVLKAMSDLGALAPKTLMVGDSRFDIEAAQRAGVDSAGVAWSLKGEKYLQSFSPTYMLHSIKDLLPIVQRT